Proteins co-encoded in one Medicago truncatula cultivar Jemalong A17 chromosome 8, MtrunA17r5.0-ANR, whole genome shotgun sequence genomic window:
- the LOC11406103 gene encoding uncharacterized protein codes for MIENLQISGRMLPTWWENQLKMLKGIMKSSKKMLGALSMVKLHSLTEQIMLITEAMVLNNKQKVLNPEFNKIEDSIIHS; via the exons ATGATAGAGAATCTCCAGATAAGTGGCAGAATGTTGCCAACATGGTGGGAAAATCAGTTGAAGATGTTAAAAGGCATTATGAAATCCTCAAAGAAGATGTTAGGCGCATTGAGCATGGTCAAGTTGCATTCCCTTACAGAACAAATAATGCTAATAACTGAGGCCATGGTCTTGAATAACAAACAAAAG GTTCTCAATCCAGAATTCAACAAAATTGAAGACTCAATTATCCACAGTTaa
- the LOC11406638 gene encoding exosome complex component RRP42, producing MVGLSLGEQCFIEGGIAHDLRCDGRKRLTYRPILVETGVIPQANGSARVRIGATEVIASVKAELGKPSLMQPDKGKVSIYIDCSSTAEPAFEGRGADWLSADLSNALQRCLLGAKSGAGAAIDRSSLVVVEGKICWDLYIDGLVVSSDGNLLDTLGAAIKVALSNTGIPKVQIAAGASSDEQPEVDVSDEDFMQFDTSGIPVIVTLTKVGKHYIVDATPEEESQMSSAVSISINRQGHICGVTKRGGAGLDPSVILDMVSVAKHVSEQLINKLDSEIASAEAEDES from the exons ATGGTAGGGTTATCTTTAGGAGAACAATGTTTCATAGAAGGTGGCATTGCTCATGATCTTCGTTGTGATGGTAGAAAAAGATTGACTTATCGACCTATCCTTGTTGAAACTGGAGTCATTCCTCAG GCAAATGGTTCGGCAAGAGTCAGAATTGGTGCTACTGAAGTCATTGCTAGTGTGAAG GCTGAACTTGGAAAACCAAGCTTGATGCAACCTGACAAAGGGAAGGTCTCGATATATATTGACTGTAGTTCGACTGCAGAACCAGCTTTTGAG GGTCGAGGGGCCGATTGGTTGTCAGCAGACCTGTCAAATGCTCTTCAACGCTGTCTCTTGGGTGCTAAAAGTGGAGCAG GTGCTGCAATTGATCGCTCCTcacttgttgttgttgaagggAAAATTTGTTGGGATCTTTATATTGATGGGCTTGTTGTTAGTTCAGATGGGAATCTGTTAGACACTCTAGGTGCTGCCATCAAG GTTGCTTTGAGCAATACCGGTATTCCAAAGGTTCAAATTGCTGCTGGTGCATCCAGTGACGAGCAACCAGAAGTTGATGTAAGTGATGAGGATTTTATGCAGTTTGACACATCTGGAATCCCTGTTATAGTTACGCTGACTAAG GTTGGGAAGCACTATATTGTGGATGCCACACCTGAAGAAGAATCACAAATGAGCTCTGCAGTTTCAATCTCTATTAATAGGCAAGGGCACATATGTGGCGTAACCAAACGAGGAGGTGCGGGGCTGGATCCAAGTGTCATTCTTGATATGGTATCCGTGGCTAAGCATGTAAGCGAGCAGTTAATAAATAAACTGGATTCAGAAATAGCTTCTGCTGAAGCTGAAGATGAGTCATGA